One window from the genome of Oscillatoria sp. FACHB-1406 encodes:
- a CDS encoding four helix bundle protein — protein sequence MMSNEGLGMTGNVVYEKAYKLAIRIVNAYRYLCDERKEFVLSKQLLRSGTSIGANIAEAQGAISKADFRAKMSIAYKESLEVQYWLSLLKDTGYLKPKAFESLQADAAEVSRILCKIVKSSTQTSSNSKILSPN from the coding sequence ATGATGAGTAATGAAGGATTAGGGATGACAGGTAATGTAGTCTATGAGAAAGCGTATAAACTTGCAATTCGCATTGTTAATGCCTATCGATATTTGTGCGACGAGCGAAAAGAATTCGTCTTATCAAAACAACTTTTGCGCAGTGGAACAAGTATTGGGGCAAACATTGCTGAAGCACAAGGTGCGATTTCTAAAGCAGACTTTAGAGCTAAAATGTCAATTGCTTATAAAGAATCTTTAGAAGTACAATATTGGCTTTCTCTCCTCAAAGACACAGGCTACCTCAAACCTAAAGCTTTTGAAAGCTTGCAAGCGGATGCTGCTGAAGTCAGTAGAATACTTTGCAAAATCGTTAAAAGTTCTACTCAAACTTCCAGCAATTCAAAAATACTCTCCCCTAACTAA
- a CDS encoding HlyD family secretion protein, with protein sequence MQTLDNPKTASKVENLDLEPQVTSSEPAIDELPAVPTRRSPKKAIILAVLGVGAIAAGTFGYRWWQYASTHEETENATVAGQIYDISSRIAGTVERIDVNDNQQVHRGDVLVELDSQDAKVKVTQAQAALQSAQLQAQAAKANIAQAEANAQATQTQAQGDISGAIAAIATARATVTEAESGIPAAQAAVTEAQAGATAARAAVQQAQATLEKAQTDYNRYNSLYQQGVIPRQQLDSAKVSYEVALAQKRTAEQQVQQAEARIAQAREGVSRAEAKVTQAREGVTGAQAKLASTQSGLQQARAKAQQTAVNSAQYEAARAAIAQAEASLKDAQLQLSYTKITAPADGRIGRKAVEVGKRIQPGTPLMAIVGNEYWVVANFKETQLENVKPGQEVEIKLDALSHHPFSGRVESLSPASGAEFALLPPDNATGNFTKVVQRVPVKIVFDAESIKGYEAQVVPGMSATVSVEHHVNE encoded by the coding sequence ATGCAAACTCTAGATAACCCCAAAACAGCCTCTAAAGTCGAAAACCTCGATCTCGAACCGCAAGTCACTTCGAGCGAACCCGCAATCGATGAATTGCCCGCCGTACCGACTCGACGCAGCCCCAAAAAAGCAATAATATTAGCCGTTTTAGGGGTGGGCGCGATCGCTGCCGGAACCTTCGGCTACCGTTGGTGGCAGTACGCTTCGACTCACGAAGAAACCGAAAACGCCACTGTCGCCGGACAAATTTACGATATCAGCAGTCGCATTGCTGGAACCGTCGAACGAATTGACGTTAACGATAACCAACAAGTGCATCGAGGAGATGTTCTCGTCGAACTCGATTCTCAAGACGCAAAAGTAAAAGTGACGCAAGCGCAAGCCGCCCTACAAAGCGCGCAACTGCAAGCGCAAGCCGCTAAAGCAAACATCGCGCAAGCTGAAGCCAACGCCCAAGCCACGCAAACGCAGGCACAAGGAGATATTAGCGGCGCGATCGCAGCCATCGCTACCGCCCGCGCCACCGTCACCGAAGCCGAATCCGGAATCCCCGCCGCACAAGCCGCCGTCACCGAAGCCCAAGCTGGGGCTACCGCCGCCCGTGCCGCCGTCCAACAAGCCCAAGCGACTTTAGAAAAAGCCCAAACCGACTACAACCGTTACAATAGCTTGTACCAACAAGGCGTAATCCCGCGCCAACAACTCGACAGCGCCAAAGTCAGCTACGAAGTCGCCCTCGCTCAAAAAAGAACCGCCGAACAGCAAGTGCAACAAGCCGAAGCCAGAATTGCTCAAGCGCGAGAAGGCGTGAGTAGGGCGGAAGCGAAAGTTACCCAAGCGCGAGAGGGCGTAACCGGCGCGCAAGCCAAACTCGCCTCTACGCAAAGCGGATTGCAACAAGCGCGCGCAAAAGCGCAACAAACCGCAGTGAATAGCGCCCAGTACGAGGCAGCCCGCGCCGCGATCGCGCAAGCCGAAGCCAGCCTCAAAGACGCACAACTGCAACTTTCCTACACCAAAATTACCGCCCCCGCCGACGGACGCATCGGGCGCAAAGCCGTTGAAGTTGGCAAGCGCATTCAACCGGGAACGCCGTTAATGGCGATCGTGGGTAATGAGTATTGGGTGGTTGCTAACTTCAAAGAAACCCAACTCGAAAATGTTAAACCCGGGCAAGAAGTTGAAATTAAACTTGATGCCTTATCTCACCATCCTTTCAGCGGTCGCGTTGAAAGTTTATCGCCTGCTTCTGGTGCCGAATTTGCACTCTTACCGCCCGACAATGCAACTGGAAACTTTACTAAAGTCGTCCAGCGCGTCCCGGTTAAAATTGTCTTTGATGCCGAAAGTATTAAAGGCTATGAAGCGCAGGTTGTACCGGGAATGTCTGCGACCGTCAGTGTCGAACATCATGTTAATGAATAA
- a CDS encoding MarR family transcriptional regulator, which yields MNAVRTATPTLQDWQDVLAPHGLGYRIKLLSQLLARKFQDRLEPFGLTPFHWVVLSCLWQEDGLPTSSLGEKLQQVGGTLTGVLDRMEQRNLIRRERDRRDRRIWRIWLTEEGRELETQLPPLAVTLREEAFAGVSGRDREILSDAIDRAIANLS from the coding sequence ACCCTTCAGGACTGGCAAGATGTGCTTGCCCCTCACGGCTTGGGCTATCGGATTAAACTTCTCTCTCAGCTTTTGGCGCGCAAGTTTCAAGATCGACTCGAACCGTTTGGGTTAACGCCCTTTCATTGGGTTGTGCTGTCTTGTTTGTGGCAAGAAGACGGTCTGCCGACTTCGAGCTTGGGGGAGAAACTCCAACAAGTGGGAGGAACGCTGACAGGCGTTCTCGATCGCATGGAACAACGCAACTTAATCCGACGAGAACGAGATCGACGCGATCGCCGAATTTGGCGCATTTGGCTGACTGAAGAAGGACGCGAACTAGAAACCCAACTACCACCGCTGGCTGTAACGTTACGCGAAGAAGCCTTTGCTGGAGTTTCGGGGCGCGATCGCGAAATCCTCTCAGATGCCATCGATCGCGCGATCGCCAACCTCTCCTAA